AAAGTTGTAAGTTAGAGTAAACTTTAAGAACGGATAGAATTTGACCAAGGCATGGGGTGATGTAGGACATCCTTAAACGGCTGTTCGGATAACTTCAGTTTCTTTACTTTACTATTCTTAGCTCTTCTTTGTAATTTTATCTTTCTTTTGTTGGTTTGGATGCTCACTGGGTTGTATGTTCATCTTATCTAGATTTGTTATGACTGTTTGAATGTTGGATATAGCTATGGGCCATGGGATTTGGGACTTAAACAGAATTAAAAAGGAAATGAGCATTGATAAGACTTTTCTTATTTAGttctactttatttttatttttactttgtccGCTAGTAGCATGTTGAGGCTGACCACACTTGGGTAGGCAAGCCTAAgacatttttgttttttggaGGCGAGAGGTTGTCCCTTTTAGTTAATTATGTTATCCGGGGAATCCCCGAAAAATCTGTAAAATATTTTACCCAAAGGAATGCCCCACAGTAGTATATAGTTGGAGGCCATGACGAACATAGTGGAAGAAGCATAGTATAGATTAGTTTAGGAcctttaatatattttttctttcttttttccccCTTCCTTTGCCTTTATTTAGGTGGGACAACCTCGAACTTCcttgtgtgtttattttttattcttatttGTTTTATCTCAATTTGAGTATTCATTAAAGCCAATTGGATCAAGTACTAGTTATAGGACTTGGCGAATGCCTAATACATTCTTCTTgagtcaaatgaacccccttACTTAGAATTTTTGGTGCAGATTATGTTTTAAAgtcaaaatatattttaaaggtaaataatttttttttttaaaaaacgtTGACTTGATACACCGAAACCAAATGTCAAGTGACGACTCTGAAAATACTTTGAAATACAAATTTTGTCACTTTGAATTGAAAAACTTTTTGaactttaaaaaattaatttattatctTAAATGAGTTAAGGtgaaaaaaagaggtgtgacacacTCAAAGGTTGTGAACCATAAAATGTAATCTATGATTTAAagctgaaagaaaataaaaagatattTCCCACGAATATCAAAACGCTTGAATCTAAAATTTATCTTTTGCATAGAAACTGAAAcatttgtttttgaaattttaatttatcaaatctataaaataaaaaaaaggaaaaggaggAAACTCCATAAGCATAGATACCCATGccacaaaaaaaagaagaaatagagaaggaagaaggagaagaagaagaagaaatagaaggcgctatatatataatttttacattGTATAACAGACTATACACTTATGACACCCAAACATACTTGTGATACACTTAATATACACTCTGGATACACAAACACGTTAGGAATATAATGCATGTACTGCCAAATTTAGGATACAATGTATATACTCATTTCAAACGATCTTCACTCACAGAACACCATTACGATTCCGAAGAAGACCTAATAAGTATGAAGTCAAAAACAATAAGTATGAAGTCAAAAACAAAGAGAAAGAAATCCATATATGAAAtaagaaatagaaaaagaaagaagaatgaagaaaaaagagaaatagccgaagaaagaaaaatgaaaaagaagaaaaggacagagagaaagaaagaggtgAGTAATTACTACGAGTAAGtgggttttgaaaaataaaaaaatattcttGAAATGGGATGGAAAGGAATAAACTTCGGTTGAAAGGcgtgtataataaataaaaaactttTTGGTAAGATGGGACGCTACATATAAAAAAACTATATTGTGATACGAGAGATTATAGGGTTACCGTGCGGAAAGTAGGGCTAATAGAATTTTCTGGTAGCCATACAATGTAGATTTCCTTTTCTTTATCGTGTCGAGGAAGACTTAACCCATTCTTAAATTTTCGATGTTGGGCCTTTATTATATTGTCCACGCTCTAAATGTTTAGTCCTGAGTCATCGAAGGGTGTTGGGAGTCCCAAATTGGTGGTAAAAAGGGATGGATAGTTCTTTTATATGGCTTGGGTGATCTTTATGTCATGAACTAATTTTTAGGATTGAATTAGACTCAAGATTCATTTAATTTCTTTATCAGTATCACTACTTAACGCGAATAATGACCCACCAAACAAAATAAACTTGGAtgattaaaagaaattattgcaATTGCATATGAGATGAAGAGAACTAATAGGAGAAATTAAAGAACAAGAGGCATATACAGAAGAAGATCCTTCTAGATCTGCGGCATTTTCAAAGTCGTAATCTTAGAGAAAATTATTTATGATGTATGGTTATCACTTATCAGAAATGGAAAATGACTTCATATCACTTAAGAAGTGGGAATTTAACTTTCTTTTAACTATTATTTTCATATCATTTGCACATATCAATATTTAAACATTATCatcaattttaaattttttaaaaattcatcATAACACTATTCTATATGGTAACAATATATATAGATATTTGTCAAAAAGTAATTTTCAAATTATCAACTTTTAATCACAAAAGAAATGACATTCGTCTCTTTTCCACCCTTCTCCTTTTCTTTGAAGAGGGGGAGGTTAGTAATCTTGGAATTTGCCTGGCATGATTTTTTGGGAGGTGTTTTAACTTTGGAGCTCTACAACAATTTTAGGGATGTCAATTGCGTAGGGCACGACAGGACATGGCAAGACAAGCTGTGACATGCTAAGCTTTTGGCCCTCCTTGTCATGCCTTATGTAGCATTTTTTCAAGTTTTTGCTCAACCTTGCCTTGCCTTGCCCCGACCTATTAAGCGCTGCCCTGTTTAGACCCTCTttcattttgtaattttttttttcattttgcaAGATTTCATTGAAGTTTTTATAATTTTTGACTTTTTTAATGAAGCTAAAACTCCTTATATATGTCTGCCCTATCTATttaaaattttgtgaaaaaatgtTTTGACCCGCCCTACCTTGTCTTGCCCCGTTTAAATTTTGCTCCGCCCTGCCCCTTTAACGCCCTGGCCTGCCCTACGTTTGCCCTGCCCCATTGCCATCCCTAATCAATTTTAATCCAAAGACATGAATGCAGCTTTGGAATTCAGAGCCTTTAAATTAAAAGAGATGATATCACATTCACGCACAAAATTTAATATACTCGGATGTATTAATAAAACCTTTAATTAATATATTCTGCATTGTGCTTGACACACAGAGAAAAATACATCTCAAATAACTGCATGGCTGGCGCTGTAAACTAAAAAGAACATTATTACTGTGATTTGCTTCTAATAGTTCACCTGGCCATAGTTCTAGCATTGAGAACAATCGTCGCATAATGCATATATGCGACTACTTGGATTTCTAACTGAATACCAAAAAATATGAAATTGACTGTTTGATTTCCCTTTTATTCCATGCAGTGTAGCAAAAAAAATCAGAATTGCGAATCTTGCGGAACACAAGAACCCGAGAGTAACGAGTTCATATCACCACTAGCAGCCGGGATGAGTGCCAAATTAATGGTAGAAGTCACCTCTGAAGTCTCTCCATCAACTGTGGCCTTAGCCACTGCTGCTCGTCAAACAGGAGGTAAATGTTCGAAATGTATGATTATCTCATTTAAAAGTTTAAGCCGTTAGACAAACtatacttttatttacttaattttatTTTCGACAGGTAAAGTTGTCTGCATTATTCAGGAGCAAAAATTGGACAAGCCGCAGAAAGTGATTGAAGAAACAGGGCTAAATGACATGGTAGAATTCAAGACAGGGGACCCTGTTGATGTCTTGCCTAACTACGAGAACATCGATTTCTCTCTCGTCGATTGCAAGACTAAAAACTACGATAAGTTGATAGAAAAACTCGATGTTAATCCCGAAAGATCAGTTGTAGTCACAAATAATGTAGAAGGGAGAAAAGGGGTTATAGGAAAACTGAAAAAAGTGGAGAATGAGGTTAAAATATTTTCAACTAAGCATCCTATGGGTGAAGGTTTAGAGGTTACTATGATAGAAAGTGTTAAGTTTATAATTTTAATAATGATCAATATCCATAAAGAAGTCTTGATTAATGTTATACATGTGTATGCAGATTCTATAAAATGGGAGATTCAAAGTGGTCTACTTTGATTGTAGGAATGAAGGCAAGGACAAGAAGCTCAAAAAGAAAGTCAATCAACACTGATCGATCTCTCAAGTATGCAAAAATAAGAATGAAGGACTAAAGCAATGGAAAACACAATATAGTGGGAGACAACTGGAAGTGCTGTCTAAAACATGAAGCACTCCTTAAATAAATCAATCTACCCCACCAAATAGAGACAAAATGAAGTGGTGCTTGTTGTCTCTTTCTTTGATACAACATAAAGCACTCATTGAATAAATTAATCTACTCCACCAAATGGAGACAAATTGAAGTGGTGCTCATTTCTTAAGTAAAGCGTGGAGCATCTCGGCAAATATGGAGCATCTCGGCATGGAACAAGAGCACTCCTTGGATTAATTAATCTAGCTCATCATTCTTGAAGGAATCAGAGACATTTCTGGAATCAAATATCAGTAACATACTGTCGGCATCAAAAGACCAATATACAACAATACTCGGCTATAAGAATACTGGAAAACTCAAGGATTGATTCACGCAACCTTCTATACAATTGTCTATCCACCTACAAGTTCTTTGTTCTACTCTTAACAAGCATTGAGATTTATATTTAGTAGATTTACTGTGTACATAAAAGAGTGAAgagagactgaaaaatattggAGAGGCAGTGTGTCCTTAGAGGTTGGGTCATTATTCGTTTCtttggtgagcgagtgaaaaccaaAGAGTCGTAGTTGGTGAGCGTATTAAAACCAACCTTGTAAAAATTGGTGGTGAACGTTGAAAATCACACAAGCTGTATACAATCATATCATAAAGAGATCAAGAGATAACATCCTTGCAACCCAAGGAGACTGGAGTAGGATACCACATTGGTTacgaaccagtataaaattccTGGTGTCATTTACCTTACTGCTTTCATATGTTATTACAAGCAATTACTGTTTGTTAAGATTAGTATTTGATTGAATCAAAGTACTAACAGTATTGTGCAGTCTATCTCTGCATCGGTCGACTAAGAGCATACCATAGTCGACTAGAATTTTTTAACATGCTACAATTCATCCCCCTCcccttgtactttcaattggtatcagagcgggtctcACATCTTTATTTTTTGCTTAACAACAAGTGATAAAAGATCCATGGAATGTCATCAAATTACTAAAACCATATCTCAAGAGGATACTCAACAAGAAGGCCACCGTAATTCAATAGTCAATACTATAGCCATTGGAAAGAAAGAATGAAGGTTTATGTTCAACCAATAGATTATCTAGCCTGGCTAGTTATTCAGAATAGACCTAGACCTATTCCGAACAACAGTGATGGAAGGAATCTTGAAAAAGGGACATCCATATTTGACTACACAAGAGAGCAGCTGGATATTATGCAAACAAACGCTAGAGCAATCAACATGCTCTATTGTGCGATTAGTGAAGAAGAATATAAGAATATCTCCACTTGTGAGACTGCTAAAGATATATGGGACAGATTGAAAAATATCCATGGAGACATCAACAAAGTTAAGGAAATCGAATCCAAGTCAGTTCTTGAAGAATTTGAAAACGGTGAAGATCGAGAAGACTTGGCAGTGATACCCAGGGCAAGAAAAAAAGAGAGTAGAAAGAAGCAGAATAAAAAATCTCAATCCATCCAGAATCATCACAAGAGCCACAAGAATGAGGTTCAACAAAAAGAGAATGTATGCTTCTACGAATGTGGTAAATCTGGACATATGAAATTAAAGTATCCTAACCTCAAAAAGAAGAATCGTGGAATCTCAACTTGGAGCGGCGAGGATAAATCTGAGGAAGAAAATGATCCCGAAAGAATGGAGAACCTATGTTTCATGGCAATGGGAGAAATTGACAATGTATGTCCTACTCCTATTACGTATTGCGATAAATCTGATGAATTGTAGGAAAATATTGAATTGGTTCTCA
The DNA window shown above is from Nicotiana tomentosiformis chromosome 8, ASM39032v3, whole genome shotgun sequence and carries:
- the LOC104107920 gene encoding uncharacterized protein; the protein is MSAKLMVEVTSEVSPSTVALATAARQTGGKVVCIIQEQKLDKPQKVIEETGLNDMVEFKTGDPVDVLPNYENIDFSLVDCKTKNYDKLIEKLDVNPERSVVVTNNVEGRKGVIGKLKKVENEVKIFSTKHPMGEGLEVTMIESVKLGTHSHGHQRGKTNRGKVKLGAKSKWVFEVDEKSGEEHIYRTRK